One genomic window of Ilyobacter polytropus DSM 2926 includes the following:
- a CDS encoding efflux RND transporter permease subunit produces MDITNFSIKNRATIIILYILVIFAGLNTFRGMQKGEDPPFTIKTATITIKWPGATAQQMSELIGDKVEEVVQDIEELDYVETKNSPGLSTAYVNIKPEYRNLQPIWDTLRKKVKYEVEPYLPTGASVPIVNDEFGDVFGSVIMVTGDGYSYHELAVIAEELREYILKKVPEAGKVHVYGDQQEKIYLNFDPAKLTQLGITTADIRNAISGRNQVTSSGNIVMGNDKMTLDTSGDFKSIEEIGDTVINTPGSTGIVYLKDIADIKRGYVNPATYITRFNGKESIGIAVSLKDGMDDTKLGEHLKAYVNSLEKKYPIGVDFDFVAYSPQRVEDKINSFVSNLTQAVATVLIVMLISLGFRTGLIVASLIPTSIAMAFILMPHYGVNLDQMSLAGLIIALGMLVDNAIVMSESIMVAMEKGKSRLEACLGSANQLKIPLLMSSLTTVAAFTPIFLIEESMGEYVGPMAKVVVFTLLSSWLVAMTLVPLLCYIFLKVDHKEHEYKSRTYTNYRKILIFGLKHKIITVIFAFGIFCTGIFLFRFTGNEFMPESDQKIMLTTMRLPKGSSVEATEKVAKDLDLYIKKNFKVPDEELKVGFFKDIISGFTIREYEKDGVLSWGTFIGGGAPRFVLAYSPEAPSEEYAYVIYNSTDHKIIPEMSEKIDNYMKNLYPDLDISTKKMKTGPSADRDVEYRISGNNLKDIFDKVDIVQSKLSSIPIAKNVINSWKNEVKKLTIDIDQERLRKVGLTSEDVSNSMAVNLEGMVIGTYREPESPLTDKSIPIVLRTNEAHNTVFSKLDTMKIYSSVTGKFIPLSQVADIKMEFERGYIHKRDRTNTVSVQADVISGHTSNEIDRIMSPWIAEQVIEWEAENGEEVKVKNIAGIPASAEGLNYKYEIGGSSEMSNKQSDALGQKLPYAGLFILLLLVAQFNSIRKPIIILLTIPLGILGVAVGLIVGNQNFGFFAIIGLVSLSGVVVNNAIVLLDQIDIEINENCLEPDHAVVMSAQSRFRPIILTTLTTLCGLIPLWLFGGNMWKPMAVSLIFGLIFATILTLGVIPVLYTIFFRVAYKDYEYEKLSTDTEVSCTNSK; encoded by the coding sequence ATGGATATTACTAATTTTTCCATAAAAAACAGAGCCACTATAATAATTTTGTATATCCTAGTTATCTTTGCAGGTTTAAATACTTTTAGGGGCATGCAAAAGGGAGAGGATCCACCTTTTACAATAAAAACAGCAACTATAACTATCAAATGGCCAGGGGCAACTGCCCAGCAGATGTCGGAGCTTATAGGGGACAAGGTTGAAGAGGTTGTCCAGGATATAGAGGAGCTTGACTATGTGGAAACCAAGAATTCTCCTGGATTGTCTACGGCCTATGTAAATATAAAACCTGAATATAGGAATCTACAGCCTATATGGGATACTCTTAGGAAAAAAGTGAAATATGAAGTTGAGCCTTATCTTCCAACTGGCGCTAGTGTACCTATTGTAAATGATGAATTTGGTGATGTTTTCGGATCTGTAATTATGGTAACAGGAGATGGATATAGCTATCATGAATTGGCTGTTATAGCTGAGGAATTAAGAGAATATATCTTGAAAAAAGTACCTGAAGCTGGGAAGGTACATGTTTACGGAGATCAACAGGAAAAAATTTATCTGAATTTCGATCCTGCAAAATTAACACAACTTGGTATAACAACTGCTGATATTAGAAATGCCATAAGTGGAAGGAATCAGGTTACTTCATCTGGAAATATAGTAATGGGAAATGACAAGATGACTCTAGATACCAGTGGGGATTTTAAGAGTATAGAGGAGATAGGAGATACAGTTATAAATACTCCTGGAAGTACTGGAATTGTTTATTTGAAGGATATAGCTGATATAAAAAGAGGTTATGTAAATCCAGCTACTTATATTACAAGGTTTAACGGTAAAGAATCAATAGGAATAGCGGTATCATTAAAGGATGGCATGGATGATACAAAATTGGGAGAACACTTAAAGGCTTATGTAAACAGTCTTGAAAAAAAATATCCTATAGGTGTTGACTTTGATTTCGTTGCTTACTCTCCTCAGAGGGTAGAAGATAAAATAAACTCTTTTGTAAGTAACTTAACACAGGCAGTGGCCACAGTGCTTATTGTAATGCTTATTTCTTTAGGGTTTAGAACAGGGCTTATAGTAGCATCCCTTATTCCTACTTCCATAGCTATGGCTTTTATTCTGATGCCTCATTATGGAGTAAATTTAGATCAGATGTCTCTTGCAGGGCTTATAATCGCTCTAGGAATGCTTGTTGATAATGCCATTGTAATGAGTGAAAGTATAATGGTTGCAATGGAAAAGGGAAAATCAAGGCTCGAAGCATGTCTTGGATCTGCAAACCAGTTGAAAATTCCTCTTTTAATGTCTTCATTGACAACAGTGGCAGCTTTTACACCCATATTTCTCATAGAAGAATCAATGGGAGAATATGTCGGGCCTATGGCAAAGGTTGTAGTTTTTACACTACTTTCATCTTGGCTTGTTGCAATGACCTTGGTTCCTCTTCTTTGTTATATTTTCTTAAAAGTGGATCACAAGGAGCATGAATATAAAAGTCGTACATATACTAATTATAGAAAAATATTGATTTTTGGGCTTAAGCATAAAATAATAACCGTAATTTTTGCTTTTGGAATCTTTTGCACCGGGATATTTTTATTCAGATTTACAGGAAATGAATTTATGCCTGAATCTGATCAGAAGATAATGCTTACAACTATGAGGCTTCCTAAGGGTTCTTCTGTTGAGGCTACAGAAAAAGTGGCAAAGGACTTAGATTTGTATATCAAAAAAAATTTTAAAGTGCCTGATGAAGAATTAAAAGTAGGATTTTTTAAAGATATTATAAGCGGATTTACTATACGGGAATATGAAAAAGATGGTGTGTTGAGCTGGGGTACCTTTATCGGAGGGGGAGCTCCAAGATTTGTTCTGGCTTATTCTCCAGAAGCGCCTTCAGAGGAATATGCCTATGTAATCTATAACAGTACCGATCATAAAATTATTCCTGAAATGTCTGAGAAAATCGACAATTACATGAAAAATCTTTATCCTGATCTTGATATATCCACAAAGAAAATGAAAACAGGTCCGTCAGCAGACAGGGATGTGGAGTACAGAATATCAGGTAATAATTTAAAAGATATTTTTGATAAGGTGGATATAGTTCAGTCTAAGCTAAGTTCTATCCCTATAGCTAAAAATGTTATCAATAGCTGGAAAAATGAAGTTAAGAAACTGACTATTGACATAGATCAGGAGAGATTGAGAAAAGTAGGGTTGACCTCAGAAGATGTTTCTAACTCTATGGCGGTAAATCTTGAGGGTATGGTTATAGGAACTTATAGAGAACCTGAGTCTCCATTAACCGATAAATCCATTCCCATTGTACTAAGGACAAACGAAGCTCATAATACTGTATTTTCAAAACTAGACACAATGAAAATATACTCTTCGGTTACTGGGAAATTTATTCCATTAAGTCAGGTTGCAGATATAAAAATGGAGTTTGAACGTGGGTATATTCATAAAAGGGACAGAACCAACACTGTATCAGTGCAGGCCGATGTTATTAGTGGACATACTTCAAATGAAATTGACAGAATAATGTCTCCTTGGATAGCTGAACAAGTGATAGAATGGGAAGCTGAAAATGGAGAAGAAGTTAAGGTCAAAAATATAGCAGGAATTCCTGCAAGTGCAGAAGGACTTAATTACAAATATGAAATAGGTGGATCATCAGAAATGTCCAATAAGCAGAGTGATGCTCTAGGGCAAAAGCTTCCTTATGCTGGATTATTTATACTTTTACTTCTTGTTGCACAATTTAATTCCATAAGAAAACCTATTATTATTCTTTTGACCATTCCACTTGGTATTTTAGGAGTGGCCGTAGGTCTTATAGTAGGTAATCAAAATTTTGGATTCTTTGCAATAATAGGACTTGTTTCCTTGTCTGGAGTTGTTGTAAATAATGCCATTGTTCTCTTAGATCAGATAGATATAGAGATAAATGAAAATTGTTTAGAACCTGACCATGCTGTGGTTATGTCGGCCCAAAGCAGATTTAGACCTATAATACTGACAACATTGACAACTCTGTGTGGCTTAATTCCTTTATGGCTTTTTGGAGGAAATATGTGGAAGCCTATGGCAGTGTCACTTATTTTCGGTCTTATTTTTGCAACTATACTTACTCTGGGAGTAATTCCAGTTTTATACACGATATTTTTTAGAGTTGCTTATAAAGATTATGAGTATGAAAAACTATCAACAGACACAGAGGTTTCCTGTACGAATTCAAAGTGA
- a CDS encoding AIR synthase family protein: MEIGKLKASDLEKLIFKNIKHKRSEILTDPKIGGDCAVLDFGDKVAYISSDPITGATEELGKLAVNINCNDIATAGIEPVGLMLTILAPEGTKAEEIERVVSDAHAECEKLNVSIMGGHTEITKVVNRMVVSVTAIGIGKKEDYTKRGKVEPGDCLILTKGAGIEGTGIIAYEKSEEIRKNLGEQTLKEAKNMLDKISVVREGIIASPYVKGMHDVTEGGILGAIWEVSEFYGLGSEIYREKIEIADCTRAICDHFNINPLKLISSGSMLLTADPLKGSKIVEILKSEGIESQIIGKFIKDNSKSIISGNFVEEISEPESDELYRVV, translated from the coding sequence TTGGAAATTGGAAAATTAAAAGCTTCTGACCTTGAGAAGCTCATATTTAAAAATATAAAACACAAAAGGTCAGAAATACTAACAGATCCCAAAATAGGGGGAGATTGTGCTGTCCTTGACTTCGGAGACAAGGTGGCTTATATCTCTAGCGACCCTATTACAGGTGCCACTGAAGAGCTTGGAAAACTTGCTGTAAACATAAATTGCAACGATATAGCCACTGCAGGAATAGAACCGGTAGGACTTATGCTTACTATTTTGGCTCCTGAGGGAACCAAGGCCGAGGAAATAGAAAGAGTTGTGTCTGATGCCCATGCAGAATGCGAGAAGCTCAATGTATCTATCATGGGTGGCCATACTGAGATAACAAAAGTAGTAAACAGGATGGTTGTGTCTGTAACTGCCATCGGAATAGGAAAAAAAGAGGATTATACAAAGAGGGGGAAAGTTGAACCTGGAGACTGTCTGATTCTCACCAAAGGGGCAGGTATAGAGGGTACCGGGATAATAGCCTACGAAAAAAGTGAAGAGATCAGAAAAAATCTGGGAGAACAAACTTTAAAAGAAGCAAAAAATATGTTAGACAAGATAAGTGTTGTGAGAGAGGGAATTATTGCATCGCCTTATGTAAAAGGGATGCATGACGTAACAGAGGGAGGAATCTTAGGTGCAATATGGGAAGTAAGTGAATTCTATGGTTTGGGATCAGAGATATACCGGGAAAAAATAGAAATTGCAGATTGTACAAGAGCTATCTGCGATCACTTTAATATAAATCCACTAAAACTAATATCCAGTGGGTCGATGCTTTTGACCGCCGATCCTCTCAAAGGATCAAAGATAGTCGAAATATTAAAAAGCGAGGGAATAGAATCTCAAATTATAGGAAAATTCATAAAGGATAATTCCAAATCAATAATTTCTGGAAACTTTGTCGAAGAGATCTCAGAACCTGAGAGTGATGAATTATATAGGGTGGTATAG
- a CDS encoding pyridoxal-phosphate-dependent aminotransferase family protein — protein sequence MKTPFLMTAGPTRVRENVRLARAKECSNPDLDLNFYDFYRNLCIKIGKIIETKQDVRILSGEGILGLEAACASFTEQGDRVLVVDNGIFGEGFGDFVKMYGGKPVYFKGDREHGINISDLENFLIKDNEFKYATIVHCDTPSGVLNPLREICKILKKYGIATVVDAVSSIGGEEVKVDEWEIDVCLGASQKVLSAPPGLTFLSISDTAWKIMENRESPIAGFYCNLLIWKDYYEKKWFPYTMPISDIEGLNTAVDNYFSENTIKRHQIIASSFRKSIVEAGLELYTKDSYSNTVSVIKIPDGIDEKKLRKNLLEKHNLMISGAFGYLEGKVIRIGHMGEGAREYSGFYVLKSLEKELMDQGFKPKKSLTENFINILK from the coding sequence ATGAAAACACCATTTTTAATGACAGCTGGACCTACTAGGGTAAGAGAAAATGTTAGACTGGCAAGGGCAAAAGAGTGCTCAAATCCTGATTTAGATTTGAATTTCTATGATTTTTATAGGAATTTGTGCATTAAAATCGGTAAAATCATTGAGACTAAACAGGATGTAAGAATTCTATCGGGGGAAGGAATTTTAGGTCTTGAAGCTGCATGTGCATCTTTCACAGAGCAGGGAGACAGAGTCCTTGTAGTAGACAATGGGATTTTCGGGGAAGGCTTTGGGGATTTTGTAAAAATGTACGGTGGTAAACCTGTTTACTTTAAGGGAGACAGAGAGCACGGAATAAATATCTCTGATCTTGAAAATTTTCTAATAAAGGACAATGAATTTAAATATGCAACGATAGTTCACTGTGACACCCCATCTGGAGTTTTGAATCCACTTAGAGAAATCTGTAAAATTCTAAAAAAATATGGAATAGCAACAGTGGTCGATGCTGTATCTTCCATAGGAGGAGAAGAAGTAAAGGTCGACGAATGGGAGATCGACGTCTGCCTAGGTGCTAGTCAGAAGGTTCTCTCTGCACCTCCGGGACTGACCTTTCTAAGTATCAGTGACACTGCATGGAAGATTATGGAAAACAGAGAAAGTCCTATTGCTGGTTTTTACTGTAACTTACTAATATGGAAGGACTATTATGAAAAGAAATGGTTCCCCTATACTATGCCAATAAGCGATATAGAGGGTTTGAATACCGCCGTCGACAACTATTTTTCAGAAAACACCATAAAGAGACATCAGATAATCGCTTCGTCCTTTAGAAAATCTATCGTCGAAGCCGGTTTAGAGCTATACACAAAGGATTCATATTCAAATACAGTAAGTGTTATAAAAATTCCTGATGGAATTGATGAAAAAAAGCTGAGAAAAAACCTTCTAGAAAAACACAACCTCATGATATCAGGTGCCTTCGGATATCTCGAGGGCAAAGTAATAAGAATAGGTCATATGGGAGAAGGTGCTAGAGAATACAGCGGATTTTATGTATTAAAATCTTTGGAAAAAGAACTTATGGATCAGGGATTCAAGCCGAAAAAATCTCTTACGGAAAATTTTATAAATATTCTTAAATAG
- a CDS encoding NADH-dependent [FeFe] hydrogenase, group A6, with amino-acid sequence MINKCDTGSCRVPKTEMLRDACEGQEEKCKLELIDIEIDNKKMQVTKGTTILKAAKGIGVKIPTLCNHDDLCLAGVCRICLVEVEGFKTLQASCSYSISQPIKIKTNTAKIRRARRNVLELILADHVGECYSCMRNGNCELQDLAMEYGITSYPYGHDNIRKKGVDFSSHAIMRDLDKCILCRRCVRSCIDLQEVGVFSIKGRGKDSTITTFGNKPMDEIVCINCGQCINRCPTAALYEKDESELVWNALETEGKHVVIQTAPAPRAGIGEEFGLEPGTPMTLKMNTALRRCGFHKVFDTCFTADLTIIEEGTELVKRLYDNIEGDGHTKLPVFTSCSPGWVKYLEHFFPEFIENLSTAKSPQQMFGTIIKTYYAEKNNINPEDIVTVALMPCTAKKYEAGRPEMCQSGYRDVDYGITTREMAKMFKETGIDLPNIEDSDFDDPFTGGSGSGVIFGATGGVMESAIRTLYELVTGEKVDSLFEYGDIKPVRGFEDIKSLELKIDKVTEVPELLKGQLNSFEFLKNQTLKVAICHGTSNAKRVLEDIKNGGEFSTYHFIEFMACPGGCLGGGGQPIPTNEEIRIKRANAIYSEDKKASVRKSYENPGVLELYKNFFKEGPGKEKAHKLLHTHYKKRGKEIL; translated from the coding sequence ATGATAAACAAGTGTGATACAGGCAGCTGTAGAGTTCCTAAAACTGAGATGCTAAGAGATGCCTGCGAGGGACAGGAGGAAAAGTGTAAGTTAGAACTCATCGACATAGAAATAGACAACAAAAAGATGCAGGTAACTAAGGGTACCACCATACTAAAGGCTGCTAAGGGTATAGGGGTAAAAATACCAACTCTCTGCAATCATGATGACCTATGCCTTGCTGGAGTCTGTCGAATATGCTTAGTGGAAGTGGAGGGATTTAAAACTCTTCAGGCCTCATGCTCATATTCGATCTCCCAGCCTATAAAAATAAAAACAAATACAGCTAAGATAAGAAGAGCCAGAAGAAACGTATTAGAGTTGATTTTGGCAGATCACGTGGGAGAATGTTATTCGTGTATGAGAAACGGAAACTGTGAACTGCAGGACCTGGCAATGGAATATGGTATAACCTCCTATCCCTACGGACATGACAATATCAGGAAAAAAGGAGTGGATTTTTCAAGTCACGCAATAATGAGAGATTTAGACAAATGTATTCTTTGCAGAAGGTGTGTCAGAAGCTGTATCGACCTGCAGGAAGTTGGAGTCTTTAGTATAAAAGGAAGAGGAAAAGATTCTACCATTACAACCTTCGGTAATAAACCCATGGATGAAATAGTTTGTATAAACTGTGGTCAGTGTATAAACAGATGTCCCACTGCTGCTCTCTATGAAAAAGATGAGAGTGAACTTGTATGGAACGCCCTAGAAACAGAAGGAAAACATGTGGTTATACAGACAGCTCCTGCACCTAGGGCTGGTATAGGAGAAGAATTCGGACTAGAACCCGGTACTCCTATGACACTTAAAATGAACACCGCACTTAGACGTTGCGGGTTCCACAAGGTTTTTGATACTTGTTTCACAGCTGATCTTACAATTATAGAGGAAGGAACAGAGCTTGTGAAAAGACTTTATGACAATATAGAGGGGGATGGTCATACAAAACTTCCTGTTTTCACTTCATGCTCTCCTGGATGGGTAAAATACTTAGAACATTTTTTCCCTGAATTTATAGAAAATCTCTCTACAGCAAAGAGTCCACAGCAGATGTTTGGAACTATTATAAAAACTTATTATGCTGAAAAAAACAATATAAACCCTGAAGATATAGTTACTGTGGCTCTCATGCCTTGTACTGCAAAGAAATATGAAGCTGGAAGGCCGGAAATGTGCCAGTCAGGATATAGAGATGTCGATTATGGAATTACAACTAGAGAAATGGCAAAAATGTTTAAAGAAACGGGAATAGACCTGCCAAATATCGAAGATTCAGATTTTGACGATCCTTTTACAGGAGGCAGCGGTTCTGGAGTTATTTTTGGTGCTACAGGGGGAGTAATGGAATCTGCCATAAGAACACTATACGAACTGGTTACAGGAGAAAAGGTGGATTCTCTTTTTGAATATGGAGATATAAAACCTGTCAGAGGTTTTGAAGATATTAAATCTCTAGAACTAAAAATAGATAAGGTAACCGAAGTTCCAGAGTTGTTGAAAGGTCAGCTTAATTCCTTTGAATTTCTAAAAAATCAAACTTTGAAAGTCGCCATATGTCACGGAACCTCAAATGCCAAAAGAGTCCTTGAGGACATAAAAAACGGTGGAGAGTTCAGTACCTATCATTTTATTGAATTTATGGCGTGTCCAGGTGGCTGTCTAGGAGGTGGAGGTCAGCCTATTCCAACCAATGAAGAAATAAGAATAAAAAGAGCTAATGCAATATACAGCGAGGATAAAAAAGCCTCTGTTAGAAAATCCTATGAAAATCCAGGAGTTTTGGAACTTTATAAGAATTTCTTTAAAGAGGGTCCAGGAAAGGAAAAAGCCCATAAATTACTTCATACACATTATAAAAAACGCGGAAAAGAGATCCTATAA
- a CDS encoding cobyric acid synthase, whose translation MHKKIMIQGTGSSVGKSLVTAGLCRIFYKDGYKVSPFKSQNMALNSFVDEDGLELGRAQVVQAEMGGERPRAYMNPILLKPNADDHSQVIFMGKPCGNVTAVEYFSQTEKLRKVALEGYEKIRENYDICVLEGGGSPAEINLREVDVVNMGMAELVDAPVVLVSDIERGGVFAQIYGTIMLLEKNDRDRIKGIIINKFRGNKDILDPGIEMIEKKLKEDGVDIPILGVLPFLDVKIEEEDVLAKKLTAEKTKNDITISVIRTPKISNYTDFDVFEFYDDVALNYVDSPEDIGDEDMIIIPGSKNTIGDLIFIKETGIYKKIIEESQKGKLIFGICGGFQILGNKIMDPLCIETPLGEEEGLGLLNVITTMGEEKATYQVEKKLINCKGILTGLEGSTVKGYEIHQGQTEGKEEMFLDGELYVGVYRENVMATYLHGIFDNGLFTRHILNYLRRKKGLKENENIIDYEKVKNKEFDRWEEHLRKNLDIDKIYEILK comes from the coding sequence ATGCATAAAAAAATTATGATACAGGGAACAGGTTCTTCTGTAGGAAAAAGCCTTGTGACAGCAGGGCTCTGCAGAATTTTTTATAAAGACGGATATAAAGTCAGCCCTTTTAAATCTCAGAACATGGCTCTGAACTCTTTTGTCGATGAAGACGGACTTGAACTTGGTAGAGCCCAGGTTGTACAGGCTGAGATGGGCGGAGAAAGACCTAGGGCCTATATGAACCCCATACTTCTAAAACCTAACGCAGATGATCATTCGCAGGTTATATTTATGGGAAAGCCCTGTGGAAATGTAACTGCAGTAGAATATTTTTCTCAGACAGAAAAACTGAGAAAAGTAGCTTTAGAGGGATATGAAAAAATAAGAGAAAATTATGATATATGCGTACTCGAAGGTGGAGGAAGCCCTGCAGAAATAAACCTCAGAGAAGTAGACGTTGTAAATATGGGAATGGCAGAATTAGTAGATGCCCCTGTAGTCCTTGTTTCTGACATAGAAAGAGGCGGTGTCTTTGCCCAGATTTACGGTACAATAATGCTTTTAGAAAAAAATGACAGAGACCGTATAAAAGGCATTATTATAAATAAATTCAGAGGAAATAAAGATATATTAGATCCTGGAATTGAGATGATAGAGAAAAAACTAAAAGAGGATGGGGTAGACATACCTATACTAGGTGTTCTTCCATTTCTTGATGTAAAAATTGAGGAAGAGGATGTCCTAGCAAAAAAACTTACTGCAGAAAAAACTAAAAATGATATAACCATCTCGGTAATTAGAACTCCTAAGATTTCAAATTATACCGATTTTGATGTTTTTGAATTTTACGATGATGTGGCTCTAAATTATGTTGACTCTCCTGAAGATATAGGGGACGAGGACATGATTATTATTCCTGGAAGCAAAAATACTATAGGGGACTTGATTTTTATAAAGGAAACTGGAATTTATAAAAAAATTATAGAGGAGTCCCAAAAAGGAAAACTAATTTTTGGAATCTGCGGTGGTTTCCAGATACTAGGAAATAAAATAATGGATCCTCTCTGCATAGAGACTCCCCTTGGAGAAGAAGAAGGTCTAGGGCTTTTAAATGTAATAACCACAATGGGAGAAGAAAAGGCAACCTATCAGGTAGAAAAAAAATTAATTAACTGCAAAGGTATCCTTACCGGCCTTGAAGGATCAACTGTAAAAGGATATGAAATTCACCAGGGTCAGACAGAGGGAAAAGAAGAGATGTTTTTAGACGGAGAGCTTTATGTGGGAGTCTATAGAGAAAATGTCATGGCAACTTACCTTCACGGAATATTTGACAACGGATTATTTACAAGACATATTTTAAACTATTTGAGAAGAAAAAAAGGACTTAAAGAAAATGAAAATATAATTGATTATGAAAAAGTTAAGAACAAAGAATTTGACAGATGGGAAGAACATCTAAGAAAAAATTTGGATATAGATAAAATATATGAGATATTAAAATAG
- a CDS encoding efflux RND transporter periplasmic adaptor subunit: MKKVLIYIFIILVLAACGKKKEEVQVKEKPRSVRYLVAENKTSEFKRIFAGNIISETESNLSFRVSGTIIKKYSKLGDYVEKGQILAELDNEDYKLDVENAAAQYDSSRAKLAEANAQMKSAKASLINSKNEYARIEKLYFDDNVSKSQYDSSKADRDVTESNLAQFEAYKKSAQSNLKASEMQLAQSKLKLSYTKLIAPENGFITAEEKEENETVSSGTPVYKISLGEKLQTETFIPETIISLIKKGQKVDVEISALTGKVYKGEIKEIGTSSEGYGNTFPVKIELLEKDENIKPGMSSKIGFDFGQNSDARLVIPISALDQNPAGEKYVYTVKEIKDGVGKVIKSVVTIGEITSEGVEILSGIKSGDYIITSGVTQITEGQEVSVSSREEN; encoded by the coding sequence ATGAAGAAAGTTTTAATTTATATATTTATAATTTTAGTCTTGGCAGCTTGTGGAAAGAAAAAAGAAGAAGTTCAAGTAAAGGAAAAACCAAGGTCAGTGAGATATCTAGTTGCAGAAAATAAAACTTCTGAATTCAAAAGAATCTTTGCAGGGAACATTATATCTGAAACTGAATCAAATTTGAGTTTCAGGGTTTCTGGAACAATTATAAAAAAATATTCCAAATTAGGTGATTATGTAGAAAAAGGCCAGATTTTGGCAGAGTTAGATAACGAGGATTATAAATTAGATGTAGAAAATGCCGCTGCCCAGTATGATAGTAGCAGGGCAAAATTGGCAGAGGCGAATGCACAGATGAAGAGTGCAAAGGCTTCGTTAATAAATTCTAAAAATGAATACGCCCGTATTGAAAAATTATACTTTGATGATAATGTATCTAAAAGTCAGTATGATTCATCTAAGGCAGACAGGGACGTTACAGAATCTAATTTGGCTCAGTTTGAAGCCTATAAAAAATCTGCCCAGTCAAATCTAAAGGCAAGCGAGATGCAGCTGGCTCAAAGTAAACTAAAACTATCCTATACAAAGCTAATAGCACCTGAAAATGGTTTTATAACTGCCGAAGAAAAAGAAGAAAATGAAACTGTTTCTTCAGGAACGCCGGTTTATAAAATTAGTCTAGGAGAAAAACTGCAGACTGAAACCTTTATACCTGAGACTATAATAAGTCTAATAAAAAAAGGGCAAAAAGTAGATGTGGAAATAAGTGCTTTAACTGGAAAAGTTTATAAAGGCGAAATAAAAGAGATAGGTACATCCTCAGAAGGGTATGGAAATACCTTTCCTGTAAAAATAGAGCTACTTGAAAAAGACGAAAATATAAAACCTGGAATGTCTTCTAAAATAGGTTTTGATTTCGGTCAGAATAGTGATGCAAGGCTTGTTATTCCTATAAGTGCCTTGGATCAGAATCCTGCAGGAGAAAAATATGTGTATACAGTAAAAGAGATAAAAGACGGAGTGGGAAAAGTAATAAAATCTGTAGTGACAATAGGTGAGATAACTTCTGAAGGTGTAGAGATATTGAGTGGAATAAAATCAGGGGATTACATTATAACTTCTGGGGTTACTCAGATAACAGAAGGACAAGAGGTGTCCGTATCTTCAAGGGAGGAAAATTAG